Part of the Lichenicola cladoniae genome is shown below.
ATCTTGACGCCGGTCAGCTCGACCCCGGAGCCGTCCGCCTTCACGCGCGGCTTCACGTTGTAGTCGATCACGCGCTTGACGGGTACGAGCAGCTTCATCTGTCCCACTTCACTGACTGACATCGAGCCTGGACGACCGGCCCATGGTCCTTAGGGACCGTCTGGTTACAAGGTTTCCTCGGGCTTTTACATCCCACCGGGATAGTTCGGGCCACCGCCGCCCTCGGGCGCCGACCAGTCTATATTCTCGGTCGGATCCTTGATGTCGCAGGTCTTGCAGTGGACGCAGTTCTGCGCGTTGATCTGCAACCTGGGGTTGGTATCGACGTCCACCGCCTCGTAGACCCCAGCCGGGCAGTAGCGACTCTCCGGCGACCGGAACAGGTCCCAGTTCACCGTCTTCCAGCGCTCGGGATCACGCAGCTTCAGATGAACCGGCTGGTTCTCCTCATGGTTGGTGTTAGACAGGAACACCGAAGAGAGCTTGTCGAAGGTGAGCGCGTTGTCGGGTTTCGGATAGGTGATTGGCGTCGAGGTGTCTGCCCGGTCCAGCACCTCGTGGTCGGCATGCGGATGGCGCAGCGTCCAGGGAGCCCGTCCGCGCAGCAGTACCGTATCGATCGCCGAGTAGGCGAAACCGCCGAGCTGTCCGTATTTGGCGAATGCCGGGCGCACGTTGCGCACATCGCGCAGCTCGCCCCACAGCCAGGACTCCCTGACCTTCCGGGTGAAGCTGGCCGGCTCGGCCGGGCGTCCGTTGGCCAGCGCTTCGACGACCGATTCGGCGGCCAGCATGCCGGACTTCATCGCCGCGTGGGTGCCCTTGATCTTCGGCACGTTCAGGAAGCCGGCTGCGTCGCCGAGCAGTGCACCACCCGGGAAGGTCAGGCGAGGGATCGATTGCAGTCCGCCCTCGGACAGCGCACGGGCGCCGTAGGAGATGCGCTTGCCGCCCTCGAGGTGCTTGCGCACCGCCTTGTGGGTCTTCAGGCGCTGCATCTCGTCGAACGGCGACAGCCAGGTATTGGCGTAGTCGAGCCCGACCACGAAGCCGTACGACACCAGGTTGTCGCCGAAATGGTAGAGCCATGAGCCGCCGTAGGTCTTCTTGTCGAGCGGCCAGCCGAGCGTGTGCTGGATGAAGCCAGGGCGATGCTGGGCCGCCGGCACCTCCCACAGCTCCTTGATCCCAAGCCCGTAGGTCTGCGGGTCGATGCCTTCGCGAAGCTTGAACCGAGCCATCAGCTGCTTGCTCAGCGAGCCGCGGCATCCCTCGGCAAACAGGGTGTAGGGCGCCCGCAGCTCCATGCCGCCGGCGTGGTTCGGGCCGGGCTCGCCCGCCTTGGTGATGCCCATGTCGCCGGTGGCGATGCCGACGATGCGGCCGTCCTCTTCCAGCAGTTCGGCGGCGGAGAAGCCCGGATAGATCTCGACGCCGAGCTCCTCCGCCTGGGTCGCCAGCCAGCGGCAGACATTGCCCAGGCTGACGATGTAGTTGCCGTGGTTGTTCATCTGCGGCGGCGTCGGCAGCCTGAAGCTGCGCTTCTCGGTCAGGTAGAGCATCTCGTCGGTGGTGGCGGGCGTGTCGAGCGGCGCGCCCTTCTCCTTCCAGTCCGGGATCAGCTCGTCGAGCGCACGCGGCTCGATCACCGCGCCGGACAGGATGTGGGCGCCGATCTCGCTGCCTTTCTCGACCAGGCAGACGGATGCGTCGGGGGAGAGCTGTTTCACGCGGATCGCCGCGGCAAGGCCGGCGGGACCGCCGCCGACCACGACCACATCGAATTCCATCGCCTCGCGTGCCGTCTCGCTCATGAAGGATGCCTGTTCCCTGGATAGCCTGGTCGTCTGGCCGTTATGTGCCCACGGTTGGCGCGCGTATCAATATGGTGGGGTCTTCAACCCCCTACCTGCCGATGGAACGTCTTGATGAGCGGGCCCAG
Proteins encoded:
- a CDS encoding electron transfer flavoprotein-ubiquinone oxidoreductase, whose protein sequence is MSETAREAMEFDVVVVGGGPAGLAAAIRVKQLSPDASVCLVEKGSEIGAHILSGAVIEPRALDELIPDWKEKGAPLDTPATTDEMLYLTEKRSFRLPTPPQMNNHGNYIVSLGNVCRWLATQAEELGVEIYPGFSAAELLEEDGRIVGIATGDMGITKAGEPGPNHAGGMELRAPYTLFAEGCRGSLSKQLMARFKLREGIDPQTYGLGIKELWEVPAAQHRPGFIQHTLGWPLDKKTYGGSWLYHFGDNLVSYGFVVGLDYANTWLSPFDEMQRLKTHKAVRKHLEGGKRISYGARALSEGGLQSIPRLTFPGGALLGDAAGFLNVPKIKGTHAAMKSGMLAAESVVEALANGRPAEPASFTRKVRESWLWGELRDVRNVRPAFAKYGQLGGFAYSAIDTVLLRGRAPWTLRHPHADHEVLDRADTSTPITYPKPDNALTFDKLSSVFLSNTNHEENQPVHLKLRDPERWKTVNWDLFRSPESRYCPAGVYEAVDVDTNPRLQINAQNCVHCKTCDIKDPTENIDWSAPEGGGGPNYPGGM